A single genomic interval of Eleutherodactylus coqui strain aEleCoq1 chromosome 3, aEleCoq1.hap1, whole genome shotgun sequence harbors:
- the FEZF2 gene encoding fez family zinc finger protein 2 encodes MSSCQRLEGRNGASSTPKSLAFSIERIMAKSSEPKPTVFDQNQGLESDAKKILNLCSPIPCMIPVQSLGYDVHSKTLLNYSELWKNSLRAPMCAGLCKATGNCSMCCKNDLNMGHSVVPSSRVIKPQVINQTVGMPPGTNGPLYYFNYLDSAYNPSDILNGQLIPSSILNAQSQATLSAHHKLYLLENAKISSLCPDKYPFPQYPHKERLPGQLDQVMKENTALAVDRNPKSHSKLSANPIDGKPKIFTCEVCGKVFNAHYNLTRHMPVHTGARPFVCKVCGKGFRQASTLCRHKIIHTQEKPHKCNQCGKAFNRSSTLNTHIRIHAGYKPFVCEFCGKGFHQKGNYKNHKLTHSGEKQYKCTICNKAFHQIYNLTFHMHTHNDKKPFTCGTCGKGFCRNFDLKKHVRKLHDNVSASCSMKEISRTVQN; translated from the exons ATGTCCTCCTGCCAGCGACTGGAAGGAAGAAATGGGGCATCCAGTACCCCCAAATCACTGGCTTTCTCCATTGAAAGAATTATGGCTAAGTCCTCAGAGCCTAAGCCTACAGTTTTCGACCAGAACCAAGGACTGGAGAGCGATGCTAAGAAGATCTTGAACCTTTGTTCTCCAATTCCATGCATGATCCCAGTTCAGTCTTTGGGGTATGATGTTCACTCCAAGACCCTTCTGAATTATTCGGAGCTCTGGAAGAACAGTTTGAGGGCTCCTATGTGTGCTGGGCTGTGCAAGGCTACAGGTAACTGTAGCATGTGCTGCAAGAACGATCTCAACATGGGCCACTCCGTTGTGCCAAGCAGTAGGGTGATAAAGCCTCAGGTCATCAACCAAACAGTAGGGATGCCACCAGGGACTAATGGACCCCTCTATTACTTCAACTACTTGGACTCTGCttacaacccttcagatatcCTTAACGGACAGCTTATTCCATCTAGCATTTTAAATGCCCAGTCCCAAGCAACACTAAGTGCCCATCATAAACTCTACTTATTGGAAAATGCTAAAATTTCTAGTCTTTGCCCAGACAAATATCCATTTCCTCAATATCCACACAAGGAGCGTTTACCGGGCCAATTGGACCAGGTGATGAAAGAAAACACTGCGCTCGCTGTGGACAGGAACCCTAAGAGCCACAGCAAACTTAGTGCCAACCCTATAGATGGGAAACCCAAGatcttcacctgtgaagtgtgtggtAAG GTTTTCAATGCACATTACAATTTGACCAGACACATGCCAGTTCATACAGGGGCCAGACCTTTTGTCTGCAAAGTTTGTGGCAAGGGATTTAGGCAAGCGAGTACCCTGTGCAGACATAAAATCATCCACACACAG GAAAAACCCCATAAATGTAACCAGTGTGGAAAAGCGTTCAACAGAAGTTCTACCTTAAACACCCACATAAGAATCCATGCGGGGTATAAACCTTTTGTATGCGAATTTTGTGGCAAAGGTTTTCACCAGAAAG GAAATTATAAAAATCACAAATTAACCCACAGTGGAGAGAAACAGTATAAATGCACAATTTGCAATAAGGCTTTTCATCAAATCTATAACCTGACCTTCcatatgcacacacacaatgATAAGAAGCCTTTTACTTGTGGGACCTGTGGAAAAGGCTTTTGCAGGAACTTTGACTTAAAGaaacatgtgagaaaattgcatgacAATGTTTCAGCCTCTTGTTCCATGAAGGAGATATCCAGGACTGTGCAGAACTGA